The Corynebacterium atypicum genome contains the following window.
TGCTGATGAAAGCGCTGGTTAGCGTCCGCAACCGCGGCCAGCCTGCGGGAAGCGAGTTCGGCTCGCGCCTCGGCGACGATGGCGCTGATGGCCTCGGCGTTGAGGTGCTCGCCCCAGAGGATGGCGGCCGGCTCGACGATCGCGCGGGCGTCAAAGAGCTGAGAAACCTCAGCGGGCGTTGGCACGGTGACGAAGACCCCGCGGTTGGGCTGGCGATCGAGGGTGCCCTCGGCGGTGAGCATCGCGAATGCCTCGCGCAACGTGTTGCGTGAGACCCCGAGCTCGGCGGCGGCAGAAACCTCCTGGATTTTCTGGCCGGGGGTGAGCCTACCCAGGGAGATCATGCCGCGAATTTGCCGGGCGGCGTCCTCGGCGCGTGCGGTCACGCGATAGTGCCCAGCTCGTCGCCGGCTGCGAACTCGCTGCCCTCCTCCACGGTGAGGGTGATCTGGCCATCGGCGGGTGCCTTGATGGTCGACTCCATCTTCATGGCCTCTACCGTGGCTATCGGGTCGCCGGCGGAGACGGAATCGCCTTCGGCGACCTTCCAGGCCACGAGCGTTCCGGCGAAGCTTGCGGTGACGGGGGTCGATGCGTCATCCGAGCCAGAGTTCGAAGCGCCAGAGCCCGAAGCACCAGAGCCCGAAGCACCTGAACCAGCAGCAGCGCCACCAGCCCCGGCCCCAGCCGCCAAAAGCTCAGTCGGTAGCTTCAGCTCGTGGAGCTTGCCGTCGATCTCCACGGTCAACGCCGTGCGCGACTCGTAGATCGCGGCGATGTCTCCGCCAGCGGTCCGGTAGCGCGGCGTGTACTCGCGATCCACCCAGTTCGTGTACAGCTCGACGTGTTCGCCGGCCAGCGCGGGGTGGGTCGCCATGTCGCGGTGGAAGGGCAGTACGGTGCGCACGCCCTCGACGGTGAATTCCTCGAGCGCGTGCTGGGCGCGGTGTAGTGCCACCTCGCGGCTGGGCCCCCAGACAATCAGTTTGCCTAGCAGCGAGTCGTAGTAGCTCGGTACCGTCCCGCCGGTGCGCACGCCCGCGTCGACGCGGATCCCGGGCCCTGACGGCGGGTCGAAGAGGGTGACCGTGCCGGGGCAGGGCGCGAAGCCGTTGGCGATGTCTTCAGCGTTGATGCGGAACTCGAAGGCGTGGCCGTGGGCATCGGGGTCTTCGGTGATGCTCAGCGGCAGCCCGGCGGCTACGCGGAACTGCTCTGCCACGATGTCCACCCCGGTTGTCTCTTCGGTGACGGGGTGTTCGACCTGCAGGCGCGTGTTCACTTCGAGGAAGCTGACGGTGCCGTCTTCGGCGACGATGTATTCCACGGTGCCGGCCGAGGTGTAGCCGGCGGCAGAGCAGATAGCGCGCGCGCCTTCGATGATGCCGCGGCGTTGTTCGTCGGAAAGATCGGGCGCCGGCGCTTCTTCGATGAGCTTCTGGTAACGGCGTTGGGTGGAGCAGTCGCGGGTGCCCAAAACGACGACGTTGCCGTGCGTGTCGGCGAGCACCTGGGCCTCGACGTGGCGTGGGTGGGTGAGGAATTTCTCCACGTAGCATTCGGAGCGCCCGAAGGCTTCTCCGGCTTCGTGCCCGGCGGAGGCGAAGGTTTCTTCGATGTCGCCGCGCTCGGTGACTACCTTGAGCCCGCGCCCGCCGCCGCCGAAGGCGGCTTTGATGGCGATGGGTAGGCCGTGTTCGTCTGCGAAGGCGCGCGCGTCTTCCCAGTTGGTGACGGGATCCGGGGTACCGGGGGCGAGCGGTGCGCCGACTTTCTCGGCGAGTTCGCGGGCGGAGAGCTTATCGCCGAGTAGGTCGATCGTCTGTGAAGATGGCCCCACCCAGGTCAGGCCGGCTTATTCGACGGCGCGGGCGGCGACGTCGAGGAGAACGGGCACGTTCATGTAGGTTTCGCGCGCAGATTTGCCGGGCAGCGCGTAGGCTTCGTCGGCGACTCGGGTGTGCAGTGCGCCGGCGTCGGGTTCGGAGTAAACGGCGATTGAGCGCATGCCGAGGTCGCGGGCGGCGCGGGCGATGCGCACGGCGATTTCGCCGCGGTTGGCAATCAGTACGGTTTTCAGGGGAAAGTCGGTCACGGGCGGGCTCCTTTGTCGCGGTGGTTGGTGGGGGTTGCGGTGCGTTCAGTTGTGCGCTTATTGGCGTCCGTCGGTTCGGCGGGGTGCTTATTGACGCCCGCGGGCCCGCTGTCGTGCGCATCGGGAGCAGCGAGCGGCTCGAGGGTGTCCGGGTCCACGGCAATGAACTCGACGACGCCGCCCGGGGGCAGCTGCGCGGCGATGTCCAGGTCCTCGTAGACCACGGTGGCCAGCACCGGGTATCCGCCGGTGACGGGGTGGTCGCGCAGGAAGACCACGGGCTCGCCAGATGGGGGCACCTGGATGGAGCCGGCGACCATGCCTTCGCTGGCTAGTTCGCCGTCTCGGGAGCGCACAATCGGCGGTCCGCTTTGTGGCGCCGGGTTGCTTCTCGACGCCGCGTCGCCGGGCGCAGCCGCCGGGCCTTGCGCGGCGGGCGGAGTAGGCCCCCGGCCGGCGCGGTGCCCGCCGCTGCCGGCGCCGGTCGGCCGGAAGTCGGCGGTGGTCAGCCGGCCGGGCACGGGGTGCAGGTGGTCGACGGTCAGCCGCAGGCCTACCCGGTTTGAGTTGGCGGTGACGCTCCACCGGGTGCCGGTCAGCGCCTGGATGCCGGCGTCGAACCAGTCGTCGCGGGGCCCTGGCACGCAGCGCAATACGGCGCCGGTGCGGCCCCCGCCGGCGTCGACGACGCGCTCGGGGTTGTGCAGTGCTGGCGAGACGGTGCCGCGGGGGTGGGTGGGAACGGAGAGTAGCGCGCCGGGCTGCAGCGGTTGTGGCCCAAGGCCCGCGAGCAGGTCGGATGAGCTCGATCCCAGCTCTTCGGGGGCAATGAGTCCGCCGCGCAGGGCGACGAAGCCGCGCGCGCCGAGGGCGGCTTGGCCGACGGTCAGGCTGTGGCCTGCGGGCAGCAGCACGGGGGAACCCAGGCGCACCGGGGTGGTGCCCACCTGCGGGTTCGACCGTGCCCCGGTGACCGCAACCACAGTATCGACCAGCGCGGTGAGTTTCAGCCCACCCAGATTCTCCAGCACGGCGGCGCTTGCCGGGTTGCCCACCGCGGCGTTGGCCACCCGGGCGGCGGCGCGGTCCGAGGTGCCCGAGCTGGTCACCCCGAGGTCTCCTAGGCCTGCTCGGCCGTGGTCTTGGTACAGGGTCTGCATGCCCGTTTCATCGAGGCGTGCGACCGGCCGGTGCGGGGCCTGGGTGCGGGGGCGCTCGGCGGCTTCGGGCAGCTCGGGGTGCTCGGATACCTGGCGGTAGCGCACGACGTCGCCGGGCCGAACGGCCGCGGGTTCCGCGGCGTCGGCGTCCCACATGGGCTGCACCGTAGTTCCGATGAGCTGCCAGCCGCCCGGGGAGGTGCGCGGGTAGACGGCGGTGAAGGTGCCGGCAAGCCCCACGGCGCCGGCGGGCACGTTGGTGCGCGGTGAGGATCGGCGCGGCACGTCGAGGGCCGCTTTCGGGTCCTGGGCGGCGCAGTAGGTGAAACCGGGCGCGAAGCCGCCGAAGGCCGCGATGAAGGGCGTGGACGTGTGCCAGGCGATCAGCTCGTCTGCCGTCTTGCCCACGGCACGCGCGGCGGATTCGAGGTCGTCGCCGTCGTAGACGACGTCGATAGTGATCTCGCGCGGGCTGTCGGCGCGCTCGTGCGGCGGGTCGAAGCTGGCCAGGCGGGCGGCGGCGTCGCGGGCGGCGGCGTGCGAGTCGGTGACCACCAGCAGGGTCTTTGCCGCTGCGATGGCTTCGACCTGCCCGGGAAGCGGCTCGTGGGACAGGGCCGCGTGCCAGGCCATGACGGTGGCGAGGTCGGGAAGGTCCACCAGGATCGCCCGCGAACCTACCCGGTGAATGCGCGGCGCCTCGCGCTCGGCGTTGGCTTCCGTGGGGTGTGCGGCGGTGCCATCCGGATCGGCGTCGGAAATGCGTTCTGGGTGCGTGGCGCTCATAGGAAGCTCCGAATCTCTACGCCCTTATTGTGCAGGGCTTCGACTACGGCTTGGGTGAGTTGGACGGCGCCCGGCGAGTCGCCGTGCACGCAGACGGACTCGGCTGCGACATTGAGAACCGTGCCGTCGTGCGCGGTGACCGCGCCGGTGGTGGCCACCTGGAGCACGCGGTCGGCTACGGCCTGTGGATCGGTGAGCACGGCCCCGGGTTCGCGGCGGCTTACCAGCGTGCCGTCCGGGTTGTAGGCGCGGTCCGCGAAGGCCTCGTGGATCACGCGCAGGCCTGCCTCTTCGGCGAGTGTGCAGGCCACCCCGCCGGGAAGCAGCATCAGCGGGAGATCGCCGAAGGCCTTGACTCCGTCGATGACCGCTTGGGCGTGCTCGCGGTTGTGCACGATGGTGTTGTACAGCGCGCCGTGCGGCTTGACGTAGCGCACCGACGTCCCGGCCGCGCGAGCCAGGGCGTCGAGGGCGCCGATTTGGTAGAGGACTTCATCGGCGAGCTCAGCGGGGGCGTAGTCGATAAAACGGCGACCGAAGCCGGAGATGTCGTGATATCCGACGTGCGCGCCAACCACCACGCCGCGTTCTGCCGCGGCTTTGACGGTGGTTGCGATGCCGTGCGGCTCGCCGGCGTGGAAGCCGCAGGCGACGTTCGCGCTCGAGATGAGGGCGATCATGGCGGCGTCGTCGGCGACGGGGTTGCCGCCGGTCGATTCTCCTAGGTCAGCGTTGAGATCGATAGTAGTCATCGCGGTCAGCCGGGCTCCTCTCGAATTGTCCGTTGCGCAGCGTCGGTAGCCGGTGCGCGGCGTCGATGGCGGGGCGGCGGTGCCGCCGGGCAAGCGACGCGGATTGTTGAACAATCCAGAGTGTAACCCCTGACACTTCTAATGTGAAGTGTGTCTGGCGGCCAGCGGGTGCGTGGGGTGGGCGCGACGCGCGCGGCGGGTGAGTACCGCGGCGTCGGCAAGCGAACCTAGGCCGTGATTGCCCGGTTGATCGCAGAGGTGATCGCCTTCATCGTCGCTTCCATCGTCTAAGGGTCGATGCCGATGCCCCACGCGCGGGTGCCATTGACCTCGGCGAAGACGTAGCAGGCGGCCTCCGCGTCATCGCCTGCAGTACGCGCATGCTGCTCGTACTGGATGTTCTCAAAGTCCACGCCCAGCGGCTCCAGCGAATGCGCGTATGCCGCAAACGGGCCGTTGCCCGTGCCGGAAACCTCGCGGACCTCGCCGTTGAACACGACTTCGGCTTCCACCGTCGTCTCCTCGTCCGCTCCCGCCGGAGTGTGCACACGGATGCGGTTCAGCTGCAGCGGACTGGTTCGGTCCAGGTACTCGCCGGCGAAGATATCCCACATGCTCTTCGAATCGACCTCGCCCCCCTCGGACTCGGTGACAGCCTGAACCACCTGCGAGAACTCCACTTGCAGGCCTCGCGGCAAGCGCATCCCGTGGTCCGTCTTCATAATGTAGGCCACCCCACCCTTGCCGGACTGCGAGTTCACCCGGATCACGGCCTCGTAGTCGCGGCCCACGTCGCGGGGATCGATCGGCAGATAGGGCACCTCCCAGGTAGCGTCCCGCAGCTCCTCCCAAGAGACGTCCGTGTTTGTGGCGCCCGGCATCACGCTTGCGGCCAGGGCATCCATGCCCTTGTTGATCGCATCCTGGTGCGAGCCGGAGAACGCCGTGAAGACCAGGTCGCCGCCGTAAGGGGCGCGCTCGTGGACGCGCAGCTGGTTGCAGTACTCCACCGTGGCCCGGATCCGGGGAAGGTCAGAGAAGTCAATCTGCGGGTCTACGCCCTGGGTCAGCATGTTCAGGCCCAGAGTGACCAGATCGACGTTGCCGGTGCGCTCGCCGTTGCCAAACAGGCAGCCTTCGATACGGTCCGTGCCGGCCAGATATCCCAGCTCAGCGGTGGCGACGCCGGTGCCGCGGTCATTGTGCGGGTGCAGGGACAGCACGACGCAGTCGCGTCGAGCCAGGTTGCGGTCCATCCACTCAATGGAGTCCGCGTAGACGTTGGGGGTGGTCATCTCTACCGTCGAAGGCAGGTTGATGATCATCGGGTTGTCCGGGGTGGGATCCATGATCTCTGTCACCGCATCGCAAACCTCCTTGGCGTACTCGACCTCGGTGCCCGTGTAGGACTCCGGCGAGTACTCCCAGCGCCAGTTAGTGCGCGGGTAATCCGCGGCGATGGTCTTGATCAGCTCGGCTGCGTCTGTGGCCAGCTTCTTGATGGCCGCTTTGTCCTTTCGGAAGACCACCTTGCGCTGCAGGATCGAAGTGGAATTATAAAAGTGCACGATGACGTTCTTCGCGCCTTCGCAGGCCTCGAAAGTGCGCCGAATCAGGTGCTCGCGCGCCTGGACCAGCACCTGGATGGTCACGTCTTCTGGGATCATGTCTTGC
Protein-coding sequences here:
- a CDS encoding LamB/YcsF family protein, coding for MTTIDLNADLGESTGGNPVADDAAMIALISSANVACGFHAGEPHGIATTVKAAAERGVVVGAHVGYHDISGFGRRFIDYAPAELADEVLYQIGALDALARAAGTSVRYVKPHGALYNTIVHNREHAQAVIDGVKAFGDLPLMLLPGGVACTLAEEAGLRVIHEAFADRAYNPDGTLVSRREPGAVLTDPQAVADRVLQVATTGAVTAHDGTVLNVAAESVCVHGDSPGAVQLTQAVVEALHNKGVEIRSFL
- a CDS encoding GntR family transcriptional regulator, whose product is MTARAEDAARQIRGMISLGRLTPGQKIQEVSAAAELGVSRNTLREAFAMLTAEGTLDRQPNRGVFVTVPTPAEVSQLFDARAIVEPAAILWGEHLNAEAISAIVAEARAELASRRLAAVADANQRFHQQLFDAAPALSEFTFRMLAKMRLVFLLVVDVCPDFHAEYVEVNARLAELIADGQRGAAAEELRAELGRTSRRICSLLSGGDA
- a CDS encoding 5-oxoprolinase subunit B/C family protein, yielding MSATHPERISDADPDGTAAHPTEANAEREAPRIHRVGSRAILVDLPDLATVMAWHAALSHEPLPGQVEAIAAAKTLLVVTDSHAAARDAAARLASFDPPHERADSPREITIDVVYDGDDLESAARAVGKTADELIAWHTSTPFIAAFGGFAPGFTYCAAQDPKAALDVPRRSSPRTNVPAGAVGLAGTFTAVYPRTSPGGWQLIGTTVQPMWDADAAEPAAVRPGDVVRYRQVSEHPELPEAAERPRTQAPHRPVARLDETGMQTLYQDHGRAGLGDLGVTSSGTSDRAAARVANAAVGNPASAAVLENLGGLKLTALVDTVVAVTGARSNPQVGTTPVRLGSPVLLPAGHSLTVGQAALGARGFVALRGGLIAPEELGSSSSDLLAGLGPQPLQPGALLSVPTHPRGTVSPALHNPERVVDAGGGRTGAVLRCVPGPRDDWFDAGIQALTGTRWSVTANSNRVGLRLTVDHLHPVPGRLTTADFRPTGAGSGGHRAGRGPTPPAAQGPAAAPGDAASRSNPAPQSGPPIVRSRDGELASEGMVAGSIQVPPSGEPVVFLRDHPVTGGYPVLATVVYEDLDIAAQLPPGGVVEFIAVDPDTLEPLAAPDAHDSGPAGVNKHPAEPTDANKRTTERTATPTNHRDKGARP
- the leuA gene encoding 2-isopropylmalate synthase, producing the protein MAYSHQNISAPQEITTPAGPGYPGQPSWNKQKGSSMPFHRYQPYATEVQDFRLPDRTWPDKTITHAPVWCAVDLRDGNQALIDPMTPERKRRMFELLVEMGYKEIEVGFPSASQPDYDFVREIIEQDMIPEDVTIQVLVQAREHLIRRTFEACEGAKNVIVHFYNSTSILQRKVVFRKDKAAIKKLATDAAELIKTIAADYPRTNWRWEYSPESYTGTEVEYAKEVCDAVTEIMDPTPDNPMIINLPSTVEMTTPNVYADSIEWMDRNLARRDCVVLSLHPHNDRGTGVATAELGYLAGTDRIEGCLFGNGERTGNVDLVTLGLNMLTQGVDPQIDFSDLPRIRATVEYCNQLRVHERAPYGGDLVFTAFSGSHQDAINKGMDALAASVMPGATNTDVSWEELRDATWEVPYLPIDPRDVGRDYEAVIRVNSQSGKGGVAYIMKTDHGMRLPRGLQVEFSQVVQAVTESEGGEVDSKSMWDIFAGEYLDRTSPLQLNRIRVHTPAGADEETTVEAEVVFNGEVREVSGTGNGPFAAYAHSLEPLGVDFENIQYEQHARTAGDDAEAACYVFAEVNGTRAWGIGIDP